AATAAAAGAAAGAAACCGTTTTTCTAATGATCTATTGATAAAAATTTTGAAAATCAAGGCTGAAGGAGTGGTGAAAGATAAAAAGTTGTTTGAGCAAAGCGAGTTCTTTTTATCTGTGGAGGAAGTAGCCGTAGTATTTTCTCAAGTTTTTATCATAAATCTTGACTTTTGCTTCTTTGTGTCAAGGCAAAGAAGAGAATAAATATGATTCTTTAAGATAATATTCTATCAAAGAATAAAAGTCAAACATGACCAATGTCATAGTATAAAAATCTTTCCAAAACTACTTTTGAAATATAATTAATAAACTAACAAGATGGGGGTAATTTATGTATTGCTGGCAGTAAGTGTGTCAGTAGCAATAGTCTTTTTTATTGCATTTATAATTTCCGTTAAAAAGGGACAATATGACGATACCTACACTCCTTCAGTTAGAATGTTATTTGACGACGAGTTAGTAACTAAGAATACAAATAAAGAATAGATTTTTAATTCAATTTAAATTATGGAAATGCAACAATTTTATTACGATAATAAAATCGTAAAAAAATTTATTTACGCTACCTTATTATGGGGAATCGTAGGTTTTTCAGTAGGGCTTCTCTTAGCTTTTATGTTTTTATTCCCAAATATAACTGATGGGATTTCATGGCTTAGTTTTGGTCGTTTAAGACCTTTACATACTAATGCTGTGATTTTTGCTTTCGTAGGAAATGCAATTTATGCAGGTGTGTATTATTCTCTTCAACGTTTATTAAAAACGAGAATGGCAAGCGATCTGTTAAGTAACATTAATTTCTGGGGATGGCAGTTAATTATTGTGGCAGCAGCAATTACACTTCCTTTAGGATATACAACGTCTAAAGAATATGCCGAGTTAGAATGGCCAATAGATATTGCAATTGCTGTAGTATGGGTAGTGTTTGGTGTAAACATGATTTGGACGATCTTAAAACGTCGTCAACGTCACTTGTATGTTGCCATTTGGTTTTACCTGGCAACTTTTGTTACTGTAGCTGTTTTACACATTTTTAATAGTTTAGAATTACCAGTAAGTGGATTGAAAAGTTATTCTGTTTATGCTGGAGTTCAAGATGCTTTAGTACAATGGTGGTACGGGCATAATGCAGTTGCATTTTTCTTAACTACTCCTTTTTTAGGATTGATGTATTACTTTATTCCTAAAGCGGCAAACAGACCCGTGTATTCGTATCGATTATCGATTATTCACTTTTGGTCTTTAATTTTTATTTATATCTGGGCAGGTCCGCATCACTTATTATATTCTGCTTTACCAAACTGGGCTCAGAATTTAGGAGTAGTTTTTTCAATTATGTTAATTGCTCCATCTTGGGGAGGAATGATCAACGGATTATTAACCTTAAGAGGTAGTTGGGATAAAGTTCGTCAAGATCCAGTTTTAAAATTCATGGTCGTAGCAATTACAGGTTATGGTATGGCAACTTTTGAAGGGCCAATGTTATCGCTAAAAAATGTAAATGCAATAGCACACTTTACCGATTGGATTATTGCTCACGTTCACGTAGGAGCTCTAGCGTGGAACGGATTTATGACTTTCGGTATGATTTATTGGTTAGTTCCTAAATTATTTAAAACAAAATTATACTCTAGAGCTTTAGCAAATTTCCATTTTTGGATTGGAACTTTAGGTATCATTATCTACACATTACCAATGTATGTTGCAGGTTTTGTTCAAGCTTTTATGTGGAAACAATTCAACCCAGATGGAACATTAACTTATGCAAACTTCTTAGAAACAGTTCAAGAGATTTTACCAATGTATTGGCTACGTGCTATCGGAGGTAGTTTATACATCATAGGAGCAATTGTAATGGTTTACGTTATTGTGCAAACGATTAGACAAGGTGAAAAAGTAACTGATGATTTAGCTGAAGCAGCTCCGTTAACTAAAGTTTCAAAATATAGAACAAAAGGAGAAACATGGCATACTTGGTTAGAGCGTAAGCCAGTGAAATTAACATTGTATGCAACCATAGCAATTTTAATTGGTGGAGTAGTACAAATTGTACCAACATTAATGGTTGAGTCTAATATTCCGTATATCGAAGCTGTAAAACCATATTCTCCGTTAGAATTAGAAGGTAGAGATATTTATATCTCAAATGGTTGTGTTTCGTGTCACTCACAAATGATTCGTCCATTTAGAAGTGAAGTAGAACGTTATGGAGAATACTCTAAAGCAGGAGAATTTGTGTACGATCATCCTTTTTTATGGGGAAGTAAACGTACTGGTCCAGATTTACATCGTGTAGGAGGAAAGTATAATGACAGTTGGCACTTTAACCATATGTACGATCCACAAAGTACTTCACCAGGTTCCATTATGCCTGCTTATCAATGGATCATTAAAAATAAGTTAGATAAATCTCAAACGGAGAAGAAAATGCGAGCTATGATCACTTTAGGAGTTCCTTACACAGAAGAAGATGTGAAAAATGCTCAAAAGAGTATGAATGAGCAAGGAATGCAGATTCAACAAAACCTATATGAAGATCCTGATTTTGCGAGCAATTATGATGAAAGTAAAAAATATGCTTTAGCAAATGATATTCCTTTTGTAGAAATGAAAGATAGAGAAATTGTAGCACTTATAGCTTACTTACAAAGATTAGGAGTTGATATTAAAGTAAACGATGTAAAAGACAAATTATCAAAAAAATAGAATCATGTTAAAGTTTGTAAAAAATCATTTAGAGAGTATCACAGGAATAGAAATTTATCCATTGATTTCATTAAGCATATTCTTCACCTTTTTTCTATTGCTTTTTTGGTGGGTCTTCACGGCAAAGAAATCATACATAAAAAAAGTAAGTCATATACCATTAGATAATTAAACAGAAAAATCATGAAAAGAGTTTTTCAATCGATCATGTACCTACTATTTGTTTTTGTAAGTTTTTGGGCTTTAATTAAAGCAATTACGTCATATGAAAATCCATTTAGTTTATACGAAAACCCATTAGTTTGGATACTGTTAGTCTTCTTAGTATTAGTCATTTTAGTTAAAGAATACTTTAGTTACACAGTATATAAAATGACTGAGGAATTAAAACTAGAAAAAGAAGGTTTTAATCCAGAAGAAATAGAAGATGAATGGGAAGTTTGGTTCAGAAAAGTATTTAAAAAGTTTACAAGATCTAAAGCAATAGAAGAGGAAGAAGAAATTGTACTAGATCATAACTACGATGGCATAAAAGAATTAGACAATGTACTTCCGCCATGGTGGGTGTATTTATTTTATGCTACAATTGTTTTCGGAGTAATTTACTTGATTCGTTTTCATATTGCAGGAGGAGATTCTCAAGAAATGGAATATGAAAAAGCAATGGCAAAAGCTAAATATGAAATTGAGCAATACAAAGCCAATACACCAAATTTATTTGATGTAGAAAAAGTAGAATTACTTACTGATGATGGAGCGATAGCAAGAGGTAAAGCAGTCTTTAATTTGAATTGCGCTTCCTGTCATGCTCCTGATGGAGGTGGAGGTGTAGGACCAAATCTTACAGATGAATATTGGATTTTAGGTGGCGGATTTAAGAATGTCTTCAATACTGTTTATAATGGCGGTAGAGCAGGAAAAGGAATGGTGCCTTGGAAAGGAGTTTTAAAACCTCAAGATATTCAAAAAGTAGCGAGTTATATTATTTCTATTGAAGGAAATACAACAGCTAAACCAAAGAAACCTCAAGGAGAAATCTGGAAAAAAGAATAGTTAGTAATTAGTTTTGATAGTTGACAATGGAAACACCTAAAAACGAAAAATTTAGAGATAGTATTGGTACCATAGACTCCGAAGGAAAACGTGCTTGGGTGTTTCCTAAACAACCTAAAGGAAAACTATACAATTATCGTAGTTATGTGAGCTACGCATTGTTACTTTTTCTATTGTCTGCACCATTTATAAAAATCAATGGAAATCAATTTTTATTATTTAATGTTCTAGAACGTAAATTTAATGTATTCGGATTTCCATTTTGGCCGCAAGATTTTCATTTGGTAGTAATATCAATGATTATTGGGGTTGTCTTTGTAACTCTTTTTACCGTTGTTTTTGGAAGAGTTTTCTGTGGATGGATTTGTCCACAAACTATTTTCCTAGAAATGGTTTTCAGAAAAATAGAATATTGGATAGAAGGAGATCGAGGAAAACAAATTCGTTTGGCTAAACAACCTTGGAATGCTGAAAAGATCAGAAAAAAGGTATTAAAATGGTTCGTGTTCTTTTTAATTTCATTTGGTATTGCGAATGTGTTTTTAGCATACATTATCGGAAGTGATGAACTTTTATTATACATAAGTAACGGACCAGCAAATCATGTTTCAATATTTATAGCGCTGTTAATTTTTACGGGTGTTTTTTACTTTGTTTTTGCTTGGTTTAGAGAACAAGTATGCATTATCGCTTGTCCGTACGGACGATTACAAGGTGTTTTATTAGATAATCAATCGGTTGTTGTTGCATACGATTACAAACGAGGAGAAAAGGAAAAAGGAAGAGCAAAATTTAATAAAAAAGAAGATAGAATTGCTTCTGGTAAAGGAGATTGTATCGATTGTAAGCAATGTGTTCATGTTTGTCCTACAGGAATAGATATTCGTAACGGAACTCAACTAGAATGTGTGAATTGTACCGCTTGTATAGATGAATGCGATACCATGATGGAAAATATCGGGTACCCTAAAGGATTAATTCGTTTTGCAAGTATTGAAAATATAGAAAAAAAGAGTCCGTTTAAGTTTACTGCTAGAATGAAAGGTTACGCAGCAGTGCTTGTCATCTTATTTGGTGTTTTAACAGGAATGTTATTCTTAAGAAACGACGTTGAAGCCAAAGTATTTCGATTACCAGGTCAGTTATATGAACGAAAAGCAGACGGAATTATCAGTAACGTATATTCTTTTAAAATTGTAAATAAAACTACTGAGGAAATTAACAATATACATTATGAACTATTATCTCATAAAGGGAAAATAGAAATTGTAACACATCAAGATTTTACAATACCTAAACAAGGTATGGCTGAAGGTTCTCTTTTTATTGAATTACATCAAAGTCAGTTAAAAAAAGACAGAGTGAAACTCAAAATAGGAGTATACAGTAAAAACAAACTTATAGAAACTACCACAACAAATTTTTTAGGACCTAGAAAATTTTGGTAACACTTTAAATTAAAACAAATATGAAACTAAATTGGGGTACAGGTATAGTAATAGCAATCTTAGCTTTTATTGGATTTATCATGTTTATGGTTACAACTATGATAACAAACCACAAATACAATCACGATTTGGTAACCGACAGCTATTATCAAAAAGAATTAAAATATCAAGATAATATCAATGCAGAACAAAATGTATTAGCAATAAAAGATGCGATAGTTATTCAATTAAATCAGAAAGGTTTAGAATTGCTGTTTTCAGAAGAATTTCAATCAGAATTTATAAATGGAAAAGTATTCTTATACAGACCTTCAGATAAAACTTTAGATAGTGAGTTTCCTATAGTTTTAAAAAATCAAAAGCTACATATTCCTGAAAAGTTTTTAGTTGGGGGACGTTGGAATATTACAGTAGATTTTAATTATAAGGGAACTCCTTTTTTATATCATAAAGAACTTACACTTTAATGCTGTACACTGCTTTCATATTGGGTTTGTTAGGAAGTTTACACTGTTTAGGCATGTGCGGACCAATAGCTTTTATGTTACCATTAAACAAGCAAAACCAAGTAACACAGTTTTTTCAGTTAATGAGTTACCATTTAGGAAGACTATCAACTTATGCTTTGTTAGGTTTGGTATTCGGGTTATTAGGTAGAGGTTTTGAATTATTTACATTTCAGCAACATTTATCTATTTTCACAGGAATTCTAATGATTGTAATCATTTTATTCCCCAAAATTGTTCACAGATTAAAAATAACCAATTCATTAAACAGGTTTATCATTAAAGTAAAATCTGAATTAGGTAAAGAACTCAAAGAGAAAAAAAGAAATACATTTTTCCTTATTGGTTTTTTAAATGGTTTTCTTCCTTGTGGATTAGTTTATATGGCTATTTTAGGAGCCATAGCAACCCATAATGCATTATACGGAAGTTTATATATGTTTTTATTTGGTATTGGTACAATTCCGTTAATGAGTTCAATTGTATACTTAGGGAAATTTACACATTTTACGTTTTACAATTACTTTAAAAAAATAGTTCCTTTTGCAGTAATTCTTATAGGTGTGTTGTTTATCCTACGAGGGTTAGCCTTAGATATTCCCTATATCTCACCAGCAAATTCTGTTAGTAATTTAGTAGAACACCAAACAGTTTGTAAATAATCTTTTTTAAAAAATGATTTTTATCATGTTTTTAAAAAGGGTAACTGATTGATATCATAGTTTTTACTTGAAAGTTAAAGTAGTTTTACACTATTAATTATTAAGTCTCTCTATCATGAAAAAAATTATTGTACCAGTAGATTTCTCGTTACATTCTGAGAACGCTTTAAGAACTGCAGCTTCATTTGCGAAGCAATTTAAATCAGAAATAGTTGCAGTTCATATGTTAGAATTGTCTAACGCATTAATTTCAGTTTCGTCATCATATATCAATGAGCAGGCAGTATTCCAAATTAAGTTGGCACGACAAAAGTTCGATGAATTTCTAGATAAACCATATTTATCAGATATCACAGTTTCAACATTAATTCAGCCATACAAAGACTTTAGTAGCTTTCATGATTTAAAAGGACAAGAAGATGCAGATTTAATCATTATGTCTTCACAAGGAGCTACAGGTTTTAAAGAAATGTTTTTAGGATCGAATTCAGAAGTAGTAGTGAGAAACTCTACAATTCCAGTATTGGTTATTAAAGGACTTCCGATCACAGAACCATTCAAAAAAGTAGTTTTTGCCTGTGATTTTTCAAATGATTTTGTAGAACCATATAAACAAGCTAAAGAAATTTTATCAGTTTTTAAATGTGAAATAGAATTGGTTCACGTGAATACTCCAGGAGCCAAATTTAAAACGACAAAAGAAAAGAAAGAACGCATTGATAGTTTCTTATACAACGTCGGAGAAAGTTTTGAAAACAAACCTAAAATAGTAGAAGTTTCTGATTATAAAATTGAAGATGGCATTTTAGAATATGCTCAAACTAACCAAAGTGATCTAATCATTATGCCAACACATGGTAAACATGGTATTGAACATTTTTTAGATGGAAGCATTGCTGAAGATATTGTAAATCACGCAGCCTTACCAGTTTTAACAATCAAAATATAAATCCAATAATTAATTTATTATGAAAAAAAGAACACCTGTATCAAAAATAATGAGTGCTAATTTAGTAACACTAAGTTCAATTGATGATTTAACAACAGCAGAAGAGTTATTTAAAACTCATGAAATACGACATATACCAGTTGTACAAGGCGAAGAAATCATAGGAATGTTAAGTCACACCGATTTACTAAGAGTAAGTTATGCAGAAACGGTTCAAGAATACGAAACAGAAGTAGATATTGTACTGAATAGCATTTTTACAATTGAGCAAGTAATGACAAAAAATGTGGTTACAGTGAATGCGAGCGATACAATTAAAGAAGTAGCAGAAGTATTGTCAACTCGAGAATTTCATGCGTTACCAGTTGTAGAAAATAATGTGTTGGTTGGAATCGTAACTACTACCGATTTAATTAAATATTTATTAGAGCAGTATTAAAGTAATATTGTGTATTTCATTCTGTAATTCAGTTTTCTGAATTTTTCTAGAATAGGAAGAGGAAAATCTTTTTAAGGTTTTCCTCTTTTTTCTTTTATAACCGTACAATCTTTTATTGTATAGTTTTTACTTTTTTAATTGATTATAATTCTAATTAGCTTTAATGTTAATTTTTAGTAAGTTGGACTTAAATCTAATATATTTGCCAACCTGTAAATACTTTAAATGAAGTTTGTATCTAAAATAATATCATTAAGCGTAATTTTATCTTTTTTTGTTTCTTTTTCTCAAGAAACATTGCCTATTTATCAAGATTATCTTTCTGATAATGTTTTTTTGGTACACCCAGCAGCAGCTGGTATTGGAGAGTGTGGTAAAATCCGATTAACAGCAAGGAGTCAATGGCTAGGTATAGATAACGCTCCACAGTTACAAACTTTAAGTTTTCACGGAAGATTTAATGAAGATTCAAAAGCTGCTTTTGGAGCTATTTTATTTAATGATAAAAATGGTTTTCATTCACAAAAAGCAGTGCAAGGTACTTATGCTTATCATTTGAATTTAAGTAACGGAAGTGTTTTTAATCAATTATCTTTTGGTTTGTCTTTATCTGCTGTACAAAATGAGGTAGATCAAAGTACTTTTAGTGGAGATCCACAAGTACAACAAATCATAGAAAGTGATTTTTATTTTAATTCAGATTTCGGACTTGCTTATCACTATAGAGGATTTTCTAGCTATTTAACTGTCAAAAATATTTTCTTAACAGCTAAAGATAATTTGACTTCAGAATTCGATGCTTTAAACCTTAGGAATTATATTATTGGCGCAGGTTATTATTTTAATAACGACAAAAAACTACAATTTGAACCATCTTTTATGTTTCAGTTCAAAGAGCAAACAGGAGAAAAAGTTGTTGACTTAAATGTTAAAGCGTACAGAAAATTAAAAGGATCTTTACTTTGGGCTGGAATTTCTTATCGTTCTTCTTTCGACGGAAATACTTTTGAAAATGCTCAATATTTTTCTCCTTTATTAGGAATAAATTTCAAAAGATTTATGTTTGCTTATACTTTTACCAAACAATCTGGAGATTTAGTTTTTGCTGAAGGAGGTTTCCATCAATTGTCTTTGGGGATGAATTTGTTATGTGCTAAAAGAAGATTAGCCGCATGTCCAAATATTAATGGGCAATTATTTTAAAATGCCAATTGCTCAATTGAACTATATTTAGCGCCTTCCAATATCCTTTCCAATACAATTTTATTTTTGTTGGTGTAAAAAATATTTGAAGTGTTTTTTATTTCAGTATTTAGTAAATTCTTTTGAACCAAAATTCTTTTGGTTTGTCTTGCAACAGCTTCACCAGAATCAATTATAGTAAGAGTAGTATTAGTTATTTTTCTAATTGCATTTATTAAGTAAGGATAATGTGTACAGCCCAATACTAAACAATCTATATTTTCTTTTAGCATAGGATCAATATAAGATTTTAAAAGTAGATTCATTTCTGAAGAATCAATTTTACCTTGTTCAATTAACTCTACTAAGCCTTCTCCAATCTGTTCTATGATTTTAATATCATTATTAATTAAAGATGATGTTTTTTCAAATAATTCACTATTTAAAGTCCCTTTCGTAGCTAGTATACCTATAGTTTTTGTTTTAGTTTGAAGAGATGCAGGCTTTATTGCAGGTTCAATACCGATAAAAGGTACAGAATAATTTTCACGTAAATATTGAATAGCATTTGTTGTAGCTGTGTTACAAGCAACCACTATAAGCTTGCAGTTTCTTTGAATTAAAAACTCTGTGTTTTTTATTGAAAGATTTATGATTTCTTCCTTAGTTTTTTGACCATAGGGAGCGTTTAAACTATCTGCTAAGTAAATTGTATCTTCATTAGGTAAAAGTTGTTGAATCTCTTTCCAAATGGATGTACCTCCTATACCAGAGTCAAAAATACCAATAGGTTGCTTAGAATTATTAATCATGTTAGCACAAAAATAAAAATCCTGCTTAATTTAAGCAGGATTTTATAATATGGTTTAACTTAAAAAAGTTGTTTTAGAATCCTAATTTAGTTTTTACAGCATTAAAAATGTCTTCACCTTTTTCGAATACGATTAAACCTTTACCAGGAGCTGCATCTAATACATAAACGATTCCTTTCTCAGCAGCTACAGCTTTAATAGCATCTTCAGCTTTTTTTAAGATAGGAGCAGTTTTTTCTTTGTACTTCTTTGCCATTTCTTGGTTCATAGTTTGCTCTGCTTGAGCTATTTTTGCTCTATCTTGTTGTATTTCTTGAGCTCTCTTAGCATTTGCTTCTTTAGTCTGTGAATTTTGCTCAGCTTCAAACTTTTTATATTTAGCTTCTAAAGCTTTAAACATTCCTTCTATATCTGCTCTGTATGTTTTTTGTAATTTTTCTAATTCAGCTTTTAATGCTTTTGTTTCTGGCATCTCAGCTAATAATTTATCGGTGTTAATATGTGCAGTTTTTTGTGCATTCACCACTCCACCTAAACCAATCGTAAAAATTGCAGCTAATAATAACGCTTTTAAATGTTTCATGTTTGTCTTAATTTAAAATTTTTGTTCTCTTTTCTATTCTATAAATTAATTTGTTTTGTCTTTTTTCTCTGCTTCTTCTTTTTTCTTAGCTTCTTTAGCTTTACGTAAAGCTTCTTTCTTTTCTTTTAATAATCTACGTTTTTCATCTCTTGCTTTTAAACGAGCTTTTCTTTTTTCCTCTATTGCTTTTAACTTTGCCTCACGCTCTGTTAATTTCTTTTGCCTTATAGCTTCTTTTTTCGCATCTCTTTGTTTAGCTGCTTCCGATTTTCCATCGTCATCAAGTAACTTTTTTCTAGCGGCTATTTTATCACGTTTAGCTTGTTTCTTTACATCGATTTTAATCAATTTTAAAACTAGTGAGCTAATATCGTGTTTTTTGTTAGAATATAACATTACTAATTCACTCGATTTGTCAAAAACGAAATCATATTTTTTTCTCGAGGCTATAGTTTGTACTGCATTGTAAACTTGGTCTTGAATTGGCTGAATTAGTTTCTTACGTAATATGTACATATCACCATCAGGACCAAAATACAGCGATTCTAACTTACGTAAAGCATCCTGTTTTACTTGGATATCTTCTTCACGTTCTTCTATTAAATCTTGTGTTAAAATTGCTTTCTCGTTAGATAGATCAGTTTTCATAACTTCGATCTGTCTTGCTTCTTTATCTAGGTTAGATCTCCATTTAGCAACCTTGTCATTTAAAGCATTTTGAGCTTCTATATATTGTGGAATACTCTGTAGAATATAATCCATGTCTATATAGGCAATTCTCTGATTTTTTTGTGCAACACTTACACTTACTGCAATAAGTAAAAGAACGAACGTAAGATTTATTTTTTTCATTGTTTATAGTGTATTTAGAAAAAACCGTGCCAAAAAACCAAAGTGTTACAAATGTAGTATTTTAGAACTGTCTTCCAATAATAAAATGTGTTTGCCAACCAGATTTTTGTGAAAAGCCTGGTAACGGATCAAACCCATGGGCAAAATCAATACCAAGTAAACCAAAAGCAGGCATAAATATACGTACTCCTAATCCAGCTGAACGCTTTAACTCAAACGGGTTAAATGTACTAAAATTGTCGTAAGCATTACCAGCTTCTAAAAATCCTAATGTGTATATAGATGCAGAAGGCTTATCTGTAATAGAATATCTTAATTCTAGTTGAAATTTATTATAAATAGATCCTCCATCTACAGAAGATAAACTATTGTTTTCATAACCACGTAAACCTACGATTTCTCTACCATCTAATTGTCCTTGAGCAATTCCATCACCACCAACAAAATAACGTTCTACAGGTGTTAAACCAAGTTCATCATTATATGAACCTAAGAAACCAATTTCAAAATTAGACATTAATACTAATTTCTTAGCTAAAGCAGTATACCATTTTCCTTTTGCAGATAATTTATAGTATTCTAACCATTTGAAACGATCTGCTAAAAAATCTTGTTGCTCAGTCGGTGTTAAACCTTCAGGTTCATCTGATAAGTCTTTACCATTAATTAAAGAGTAAGGTAAAGTAGCTTTTGCTCTTATAGAAAACTCTGATCCATAAGTAGGGAAAATTAAACTTGGTCCGGCAGAATTACGACTTAAAACTGCTGTATATGATAAATTATTTAAGTTTCCATTATTTAAGATTGCGTTTGACGAACCTACTCTATAAGGGAAATTATTTAGTCCAATTCTTTGGTAACTTATACTTTGAGATAATGAAAAGAAATCATCTGGCCATTTTAAACGTTTACCTAAGCCTAAAGTAGCTCCAAAAATATCTAAGCTCTGACTTCTATCAACTTGTCTAGTCTGGAAATTGAATCTAAACTGATTTGAGTAGAATATAGAGAAAGATAACGATTGTGGTTTTTTACCTCCTAACCAAGGTTCAGTAAATGAGAAACTATAAGTACTATTTGTTCTACTAGCTTGTAAACGTAAAGATAAACTTTGTCCATCTCCCATAGGAAGAGGTTTATAAGCATCTTTATTGAAAATATTTCTTATCGAGAAGTTGTTAAATGACAAACCTAATGTACCAATAAAAGATCCACCACCAAATCCACCTTGAAGTTCAATTTGGCTACCACCTTTTTCAACTACAGAGAATTCAATATCTGCGGTTTTATTAGCATAGTCTGGTTTTACATCAGGAG
This genomic stretch from Tenacibaculum jejuense harbors:
- the murI gene encoding glutamate racemase, with the translated sequence MINNSKQPIGIFDSGIGGTSIWKEIQQLLPNEDTIYLADSLNAPYGQKTKEEIINLSIKNTEFLIQRNCKLIVVACNTATTNAIQYLRENYSVPFIGIEPAIKPASLQTKTKTIGILATKGTLNSELFEKTSSLINNDIKIIEQIGEGLVELIEQGKIDSSEMNLLLKSYIDPMLKENIDCLVLGCTHYPYLINAIRKITNTTLTIIDSGEAVARQTKRILVQKNLLNTEIKNTSNIFYTNKNKIVLERILEGAKYSSIEQLAF
- a CDS encoding OmpH family outer membrane protein — encoded protein: MKHLKALLLAAIFTIGLGGVVNAQKTAHINTDKLLAEMPETKALKAELEKLQKTYRADIEGMFKALEAKYKKFEAEQNSQTKEANAKRAQEIQQDRAKIAQAEQTMNQEMAKKYKEKTAPILKKAEDAIKAVAAEKGIVYVLDAAPGKGLIVFEKGEDIFNAVKTKLGF
- a CDS encoding OmpH family outer membrane protein, coding for MKKINLTFVLLLIAVSVSVAQKNQRIAYIDMDYILQSIPQYIEAQNALNDKVAKWRSNLDKEARQIEVMKTDLSNEKAILTQDLIEEREEDIQVKQDALRKLESLYFGPDGDMYILRKKLIQPIQDQVYNAVQTIASRKKYDFVFDKSSELVMLYSNKKHDISSLVLKLIKIDVKKQAKRDKIAARKKLLDDDGKSEAAKQRDAKKEAIRQKKLTEREAKLKAIEEKRKARLKARDEKRRLLKEKKEALRKAKEAKKKEEAEKKDKTN